A genomic stretch from Coffea arabica cultivar ET-39 chromosome 10c, Coffea Arabica ET-39 HiFi, whole genome shotgun sequence includes:
- the LOC113714057 gene encoding cypmaclein-like — protein MASSKNAALLVAFLCLILVHGINGDNDLTVEKATIDCPEKCAYRCSKSSRHKMCIRACNTCCQRCNCVPPGTSGNEDVCPCYARMTTHGGRHKCP, from the exons ATGGCGAGCTCAAAAAACGCAGCACTGCTTGTGGCTTTCCTCTGTCTAATCCTTGTTCATGGG atAAATGGTGACAACGACCTGACAGTCGAAAAAGCCACCATCG ATTGTCCAGAAAAGTGTGCATATCGGTGCAGCAAGTCTTCGAGGCATAAAATGTGCATTAGGGCTTGCAATACTTGCTGCCAGAGGTGCAACTGCGTTCCTCCAGGCACCTCCGGGAATGAAGATGTCTGCCCTTGCTATGCCCGCATGACAACTCATGGAGGAAGGCACAAGTGcccttaa